A section of the Triticum dicoccoides isolate Atlit2015 ecotype Zavitan chromosome 7A, WEW_v2.0, whole genome shotgun sequence genome encodes:
- the LOC119331057 gene encoding homogentisate 1,2-dioxygenase-like: MSADPPNQPEQNGDGYAYLSGLGNSFASEAVPGALPANGHNSPLLCPLGLYAEQLSGTSFTTPRHRNLRTWMYRIKPSVTHDPFHPRTPPNPRLLADFHDPNAAVATPTQLRWRPADLPPRDADADLDFVDGLYTVCGAGSSFLRHGFAVHMYAANKSMDGCAFCNADGDFLIVPQQGKLLITTECGKMLVPPGEIVVIPQGFRFAVDLPDGPSRGYVSEIFGAHFQLPDLGPIGANGLASARDFLSPTAWFEQAHRPGYVIVQKYGGELFTATQDFSPFNVVAWHGNYVPYKYDLSKFCPFNTVLFDHADPSVNTVLTAPTDKPGVALLDFVIFPPRWLVAENTFRPPYYHRNCMSEFMGLIYGVYEAKADGFLPGGASLHSCMTPHGPDTKTYEATISKLGGPDANTPTRLSGTLAFMFESALIPRVCRWALESPSRDLDYYQCWIGLKSHFSHSGDDGDGAATTGGDDKDGEK, encoded by the exons ATGTCCGCCGACCCGCCAAACCAGCCGGAGCAGAACGGCGACGGGTACGCGTACCTGTCGGGGCTGGGCAACAGCTTCGCCTCGGAGGCCGTCCCGGGGGCGCTACCCGCCAACGGCCACAACAGCCCGCTGCTCTGCCCGCTGGGGCTCTACGCCGAGCAGCTCTCCGGCACCTCCTTCACCACCCCGCGCCACCGCAACCTACGAAC GTGGATGTACCGGATCAAGCCGTCGGTGACCCACGACCCCTTCCACCCGCGGACCCCGCCCAACCCGCGCCTCCTCGCCGACTTCCACGACCCGAACGCCGCCGTCGCCACGCCCACCCAGCTCCGATGGCGGCCCGCCGACCTGCCGCCCCGCGATGCAGATGCGGACCTCGACTTCGTCGACGGCCTCTACACCGTCTGCGGCGCCGGCAGCTCCTTCCTCCGCCACGGATTCGCAGTCCACAT GTACGCCGCCAACAAGTCAATGGACGGGTGCGCCTTCTGCAACGCCGACGGCGACTTCCTCATCGTGCCACAGCAAGGGA AGTTGTTGATCACAACCGAATGCGGAAAGATGCTGGTGCCGCCCGGCGAGATCGTCGTCATTCCTCAGGGCTTCCGCTTCGCCGTCGACTTGCCTGACGGGCCTTCGCGCGGCTACGTTTCAGAGATCTTCGGCGCCCATTTCCAGCTCCCTGATCTCGGCCCAATTG GTGCTAATGGTTTGGCTTCAGCAAGGGATTTCCTCTCCCCCACGGCATGGTTCGAGCAAGCCCACCGCCCTGGATACGTCATAGTGCAGAAGTATGGTGGTGAGCTTTTTACAGCTACGCAGGATTTCTCGCCGTTTAACGTGGTCGCCTGGCATGGAAACTATGTCCCTTACAAG TACGATCTGAGCAAGTTTTGTCCGTTTAACACTGTCCTGTTCGATCACGCTGATCCCTCAGTAAACACAG TGCTTACTGCTCCAACTGACAAGCCTGGCGTGGCACTGCTTGATTTCGTGATATTCCCGCCACGATGGCTGGTGGCCGAGAACACGTTCCGACCTCCGTACTACCACCGCAACTGCATGAGCGAGTTCATGGGGCTGATCTACGGCGTGTATGAG GCTAAAGCCGATGGTTTCCTCCCAGGAGGCGCGAGCCTGCACAGCTGCATGACGCCGCACGGGCCAGACACCAAGACGTACGAGGCGACCATCAGCAAGCTTGGCGGACCGGACGCCAACACGCCGACGAGGCTGAGTGGCACGCTGGCATTCATGTTCGAGTCGGCTCTGATCCCGCGCGTGTGCCGCTGGGCCCTGGAGTCGCCGTCCCGGGACCTCGACTACTACCAGTGCTGGATCGGGCTCAAATCCCACTTCTCACACAGCGGCGATGACGGTGATGGAGCGGCGACAACCGGTGGCGACgacaaggatggcgagaagtag